The Mangifera indica cultivar Alphonso chromosome 8, CATAS_Mindica_2.1, whole genome shotgun sequence genome has a window encoding:
- the LOC123223865 gene encoding uncharacterized protein LOC123223865: MPPTYFPLRWESTGDQWWYASPIDWAAANGHYDLVRELLRIDGNHLIKLTSLRRIRRLETVWDDEAQFDDVAKCRSKVARKLFLECKSKSGKNSLITAGYGGWLIYTAASAGDLGFVQQLLERNPLLVFGEGEYGVTDILYAAARSKNCDVFRLVYDFAVSPRFLTAKKGELEENIGDIPSVYRWEMKNRAVHAAARGGNLKILKELLEDCTDVLAFRDKQGSTILHAAAGRGQVEIVKDLIASYDIINSTDHQGNTALHVAAYRGRLDAVEALIFASPSLVSLRNSAGETFHHSAVSGFQTPAFHRLDRQVKLMKQLVCGTISNIEDIINAKSNDGRTALHMAIIGNVHSELVQLLMSAPSIDINMRDNDGMTPLDLLKQRPHSASSDMLIRHLVSAGGIFGSQDYTARRAIATHIRKLGSGSSPGTSFRISDTEIFLYTGIDIDGNVADPGSGRMNPSSTELNQFDLSNENQSSSVDKKPSSVNVAAKRLIGVFHWPKLKERKKSIDEGSGETYKKCNKSDETPTPLRQRFSNPVSASNNKRTLAVRSNQSSPTAKKKFASGILHGVIQAMPQATVKGRSRSSSFSKSSISSPNSVDKQKGVFIDNEVARPSCSRQLFNDETSNTIRKQDSKRMKNQYFCFGGSGLNVKTPVSRPRQNQNISPSMVSVA; the protein is encoded by the exons ATGCCTCCTACATACTTCCCTCTTCGCTGGGAGAGCACTGGAGATCAATGGTGGTATGCTTCTCCTATTGATTGGGCAGCTGCTAATGGCCACTATGACTTAGTTAGGGAGCTTCTTCGCATTGACGGCAATCACCTCATCAAGCTCACTTCTCTTAGGAGAATTCGCCGCCTTGAGACTGTGTGGGATGATGAAGCACAGTTTGATGATGTCGCCAAATGTCGTTCCAAGGTTGCTAGAAAACTATTTCTTGAATGTAAATCCAAGAGTGGAAAGAATTCTCTCATTACAGCTGGTTATGGTGGATGGCTTATATACACTGCTGCCTCAGCTGGAGACTTGGGTTTTGTTCAACAGCTTCTTGAAAGGAACCCACTCCTTGTTTTTGGAGAAGGAGAATATGGTGTTACTGACATACTTTATGCTGCAGCCAGGAGTAAAAACTGTGATGTTTTCAGGCTAGTCTATGATTTTGCTGTATCTCCACGGTTTTTGACAGCGAAAAAGGGAGAGTTGGAGGAGAACATTGGGGATATTCCTTCTGTTTACAGGTGGGAGATGAAGAATAGAGCCGTTCATGCTGCTGCTAGAGGAGGAAATTTGAAGATCTTGAAGGAACTTCTTGAGGATTGCACTGATGTTCTAGCTTTTAGAGATAAGCAGGGCTCAACCATCTTACATGCCGCTGCGGGTAGAGGCCAGGTTGAG ATAGTGAAAGATCTTATAGCATCATATGATATCATCAACTCTACAGACCATCAAGGCAACACAGCATTGCATGTTGCAGCCTACAGAGGCCGACTTGATGCGGTTGAAGCACTGATTTTTGCATCTCCATCTCTGGTCTCCTTAAGAAACAGTGCCGGAGAAACTTTTCACCACTCAGCAGTGTCTGGTTTCCAAACTCCTGCTTTTCATAGATTAGACCGGCAGGTTAAGCTCATGAAGCAGTTGGTTTGTGGGACAATTTCCAACATTGAAGACATCATCAATGCCAAAAGCAATGATGGAAGGACTGCACTTCACatggccatcattggaaatgttcATTCTGAACTGGTGCAACTCTTGATGTCTGCTCCATCAATCGACATAAACATGCGAGATAATGATGGCATGACTCCACTTGACCTCCTCAAGCAAAGGCCACATTCTGCTTCATCAGATATGCTAATCAGACATTTGGTTTCAGCTGGAGGAATATTCGGAAGTCAGGATTATACTGCAAGAAGAGCCATTGCCACCCACATAAGGAAGCTAGGGAGTGGAAGCAGTCCCGGAACTTCATTTAGAATCTCTGACACAGAAATATTCCTGTATACAGGCATTGATATTGATGGCAATGTTGCTGATCCAGGTAGTGGAAGAATGAATCCATCTTCAACAGAACTGAATCAGTTTGATTTATCCAATGAGAACCAAAGTTCATCAGTTGATAAAAAACCAAGTTCTGTTAACGTTGCAGCAAAAAGACTGATAGGTGTCTTCCACTGGCCCAAActgaaagagagaaagaaatcaATAGATGAAGGTTCAGGGGAAACATACAAGAAATGTAACAAATCAGATGAAACCCCAACTCCACTGCGACAGAGATTTTCAAATCCTGTATCAGCTTCTAACAATAAACGGACGCTAGCGGTGAGGAGTAACCAATCAAGCCCTACTGCCAAGAAGAAGTTTGCTTCAGGAATATTGCACGGAGTTATACAGGCCATGCCACAAGCAACTGTTAAAGGGCGATCTCGTTCGAGTTCCTTCTCAAAATCATCCATTTCTTCTCCCAATTCAGTGGACAAACAAAAGGGTGTTTTCATTGATAATGAAGTTGCTAGACCATCTTGCTCCAGACAACTTTTTAATGATGAAACATCAAATACAATTCGGAAACAAGACTCCAAGAGGATGAAGAACCAGTACTTCTGCTTTGGCGGATCAGGCCTAAATGTGAAAACGCCAGTGAGCAGGCCCCGACAAAACCAGAACATCAGCCCTTCCATGGTCTCGGTGGCTTGA